A genomic stretch from Tissierellales bacterium includes:
- a CDS encoding small multi-drug export protein, producing MTRIARLWVIIAGATPIVEVKGAIPMGIALGYTAFESFLLSLIGNIAMIPILLLFLRPVFKILKRNDRIRNILEKLEQRTLKKNEKYLKYSLFGLFLVVAIPLPGTGVYTGCLAASLLDIRYKYSFPVVILGAIVSAICIYTLSGFGVGFH from the coding sequence ATGACACGTATAGCTAGGCTTTGGGTCATAATTGCAGGGGCGACACCAATAGTTGAGGTTAAAGGTGCTATACCTATGGGAATAGCATTAGGTTATACAGCTTTTGAAAGTTTTTTATTGAGTTTAATTGGAAATATAGCAATGATACCTATACTACTTTTATTTTTAAGGCCGGTATTTAAAATTTTAAAGAGAAATGATCGGATAAGAAATATTTTAGAAAAACTAGAACAAAGAACACTTAAGAAGAATGAAAAATATTTAAAATACAGTTTATTTGGTTTGTTTTTAGTAGTAGCAATACCACTTCCAGGCACTGGAGTTTATACAGGATGTCTAGCGGCGAGTCTTTTGGATATAAGATATAAATACTCTTTTCCAGTAGTGATACTAGGAGCTATTGTATCTGCCATATGCATATATACACTTTCTGGTTTTGGCGTTGGATTTCATTAA